The DNA window aattttcaaaaaagaaGAGATACTCAAGAAAGAATTGCTCACAACAATTGCAATTCCTCAAGTGACGAGCCAACATCTGCAACATTAATTGACTATGGATTTCctgatattttgtgtttttattgtTTGTGATTTCATTATGCTTGACTAGGTCATGCATGTATGCAAATTAGCAAAAGGGATCACCTAAAACGCACTCACAAAGATGTGTAATGAATTCCACCATCACTTATTAAAATTGTTCATGtttataagattattttattttgttgtgagtgtattttaggattttattttaagtgatcTCTTCCGGCAAACCAGATcaaatatttgtttgttttacTTTCAGGGCATGGCCCTTACTAATGTATAGTGAACAATCCTAACCCTCACTTCTAATATGACAATCGCACACGAGAGTACAAGAGTTTGAGCCACCAAATTTGATCCGAACTCGATTTTATATAGAAATTATTATACTAACACTATTAGGTAAATGGATTTTGTTAACAACTACTATCTCCGGTCTATAAAATAGTCGTGGTAGTGATCGATACGAGTTTCAATGTAAAATTGgtgaaataataaaaagaaaaagttgttgaaatattgttaataaaaaataaatttttgtgAGTGAATGTTATACTATACAAGAATccagtatttaattataatccGGTCTTATTAACTTTATAACAAAATTACTGCAGAAGAAAAATACTAGCAAACAAACACACTATCAGCCAAATTCAATCATCAACGAGAAGTTGTACATTATAATAGCTCGAAGGCTAATGAGAAGTGTTGACATGTTCACAATTAACATACTCCAAGCAAAGGAATAGTCTCATCATATTCGCAATTCATTTGTAAACAAAAAAATTTCACGTGTCGTCCACAGTTGAATGGCCAATGCATGTCATGCAACACCACAAATACACAGACAAATAATGCCAAAAATCCTCTCTTTATCCTATTCCATTCTCTcgacaatatcaacacaaatacAATTATACATGCATGAGGatttaatttatcattaaatattctaaaaCCTAAGCTTCCCCCTAGCCATACCAATCTTAAAGGATTTTGTCTAAATATATGACAGTTCattaaagtataattttatacaCCCCATGAACTAATAATTAAGCTAGTCGTGAtaacattaattataaaaaatttacaCTATCGTGAGAAAATAGTTCATATGCAAAAGCACGTTGAGTAAAAGTTCACATATTTAAGCACAATTACCTCAATGATATAGTATAGTAGTAAAGCGCAAAGCATCGAGAAGTGAAAATAACAACTATGTATGTGTTATCCAATACTGTATGATTCAATTAAAAGAGGAGCAAACACGCCTAATCTGGCCTTTAGATCCCGTCCAAACTCCAATCCTCCCCAGTTTGATCATCGACGCAGTGAAATCGGCCTCGAACGACGGGCCAGGAAGCCCGAAATAGGAGTCGACGGCACGCTTCGTGGCCTCATCTTGATAGAGGGCCGCATCGGATTGCAGCACAGCCGTTCCACTCCTTATGTTCCCTAGTATTTGCTTGTCAAACACCTTCTCGCTGCCTCTGTCCATCGCCAAACGCACGTTCACGTCTCCGTTTCTCGGGCACGTCGACTTCAGCTCCCCCAGGAAGCCGGGGCTTATGGACGGGTCCGAGCCCCCGTTGGCCGGAAATTCGTACAGCCTCTGGTTCACGAAGAAGCACGCTGTGGTGCCGATCGTGTGCGCACCTACAAAATGTCACATTCATTGGCCGTATAATTGATACATATTAACAtttcaaatataataataataataataatactcacaaaaaatagagagaattaATACCACTAAGAATGACAAGATCTTGGGCGGTGAGGCCTTTAGCTAAAAACTTAGCTTTAAGTTTGTGAATGGAATCTGCAACATCAGGCATGTGAGCCGCCAGTGTGACATTCGACACCAAGCCATCTCTTCTGCCTGTTTCCACATCGTACCATGGCCCTTGCGACTGAAAATATCATCAAATAATTGAGTAATGCAAAAgagaagaattaattaattggtGGAGTAGAAGTTACTAGGAAAACAGCATCTCTAGCAGCCATGGCAAGAATGTCGGAACAAGAGACGATGCCGGGGCAGGCGGCTTCCAGCTGAGCCTTGGCGGTCTCTACGACATCGAAGCCTCGGACGCCTTGATGTCCGAAGGCTCGCTTCTCGTCCACTTCCGAGCCTCTATCGATCAGAATGGAGGCGTCGCAGCCGTGGACGAAGCAGTCGTGGAAATGCAGGCGGAGCAACGAGGGGAGGTTGTTTTGGTCGGAGATGGCTGATTGATGGACTACGCTGCGGACTATGGTCTCGGCGTTGGGGCAGCTATTGTTGTAGAAACCTACGCGCACCTTCCCTTCTGATTTTCCTAATAAACAACTCATCATTATTACTCCAACTATTGTACTATAACTATAACCACCCATTTTCATTCTACTTTAACTTCAACTTATCTATGTATTTATATTGATTAAGAGGGAGACGGAGAATGACGAAGAACAGAAGAAGTGAGATGGTATGTGTTGGATTGGGGAGAAAAATCAATGGATTAAATCGTGGCCTTTTATATGTAGAAAGATAACCAGTAATTGTAATTGAGTTGTCAAGACTTTAGGTTCCTTCAATTGAAGCCTCAAGACTTGCATCTTGTTTCATTGATATCGttaatttatcatttatatCTCCTTGAATAACCGCATGAAATACAGTGCACTCAcacgaattttaaaataagAGTAGAGGTCAAAAATGATTCTGATCATATgacaattttataattttttatcttaaatattatcttttgaattatttagtCCCGAATAAATAGAAATGGATCAGATTTGGTTTATTTTTTACAGAACCCTTATTTTTAACGGTCAACCCTACTTAAATGGCATTTGACTATATTAATATTTCTTTCTATTAACTCAACATCGAGCACCACAATGGATATATGCAGTAACACTGCATCAAAATAACATATGAACtactaataaaaagaaaatctaaaataaattaaacccaaaatcatcaataaaactTTAACTAAACTTAATCAAACAA is part of the Salvia splendens isolate huo1 chromosome 6, SspV2, whole genome shotgun sequence genome and encodes:
- the LOC121806868 gene encoding peroxidase 43-like — encoded protein: MMSCLLGKSEGKVRVGFYNNSCPNAETIVRSVVHQSAISDQNNLPSLLRLHFHDCFVHGCDASILIDRGSEVDEKRAFGHQGVRGFDVVETAKAQLEAACPGIVSCSDILAMAARDAVFLSQGPWYDVETGRRDGLVSNVTLAAHMPDVADSIHKLKAKFLAKGLTAQDLVILSGAHTIGTTACFFVNQRLYEFPANGGSDPSISPGFLGELKSTCPRNGDVNVRLAMDRGSEKVFDKQILGNIRSGTAVLQSDAALYQDEATKRAVDSYFGLPGPSFEADFTASMIKLGRIGVWTGSKGQIRRVCSSFN